The following coding sequences lie in one Trypanosoma brucei gambiense DAL972 chromosome 7, complete sequence genomic window:
- a CDS encoding T. brucei spp.-specific protein, (fragment), which translates to MFEEISNSKWQICMEMEQAPAVSIFRLLTALICASNIAVEAFNVEGGVKDLKEANTMVRHGIQLERISEDIAKCLKHDKEDPEGWEKACNLAEEALDMLKRIAGELNGPRGNVAEKPKAKQGHSEKITGGWRDWRRESIKPRIGVNGSSPTLMGTTEMYVSVVKVCVEGGGVTSICLVGSASSVKPNSKDLQFDFDACVQHW; encoded by the coding sequence atgtTTGAAGAAATTTCGAACAGCAAGTGGCAGATTTGCATGGAAATGGAGCAGGCTCCAGCGGTGTCAATATTCAGGCTTCTCACCGCGCTGATTTGCGCATCGAACATTGCAGTTGAGGCTTTCAATGTCGAGGGAGGCGTGAAGGATTTGAAAGAAGCAAATACGATGGTAAGGCACGGGATCCAGTTGGAGAGAATATCAGAGGACATCGCAAAATGTCTGAAGCACGATAAGGAAGACCCTGAAGGTTGGGAAAAGGCTTGCAATCTCGCTGAGGAAGCGCTGGATATGCTTAAAAGAATAGCTGGTGAGCTTAATGGACCAAGGGGAAATGTGGCTGAAAAgccaaaagcaaaacagggACATAGTGAGAAGATAACTGGAGGTTGGAGAGATTGGAGGAGGGAATCAATAAAACCAAGAATAGGTGTAAATGGCTCTTCCCCAACCTTAATGGGGACGACTGAGATGTATGTTTCGGTTGTAAAAGTATGTGtggaaggaggtggtgtGACAAGCATATGTTTAGTTGGTAGTGCCTCCAGCGTTAAACCTAACAGCAAGGATCTTCAGTTTGATTTTGATGCGTGTGTCCAGCACTGG